The Pseudomonas multiresinivorans DNA window GACCAGAACGCCCTGGTCAAAGTGGTCAAGGGCCGCGACCTGGCCGGCCAGGCCGACCTGCTGTTCCGCCGCAACTCCCAGACCGGCGCCGTCGAGTGCAAGACCAACAAGACCGCGATCGAGCTGAACGAAGCGCTGCACGCGCACAACTAAGCTGGGCGCCCCCGCTGATGCGGGGTACGCACTAAGCTTGGAGAAGCGGGGGCTGCGGCCCCCGTTTTACTTTTCCCGCAACCGGCCGCACGCCCATGTCCATTCCCTCGCCCTGGCGCTCCGACTTCCCGGCCCTCGCCGCCTTCGAGGCCGAAGGCCAGACCTACCTCGACAGCGCCGCCACCGCGCAGAAGCCGCGCGCCATGATCGACGCCCTCGCCGGCTACTACGCCAGCGGCGCCGCCAACGTGCACCGCGCCCAGCACCTGCCCGGCGAGCGCGCCACCCGCGCCTTCGAAGCGACCCGCAGCCTGGCCGCCAGCTGGCTCAATGGCGGCAGCCCGGCTCAGATCATCTTCACCCGTGGCGCCACCGAAGCCCTGAACCTGCTGGCCTACGGACTGGAGGCGAGCTTCCACAGCGGTGACGAGATCGTCGTCAGCGCCCTGGAGCACCACGCCAACCTGCTGCCCTGGCAGCAACTGGCAAAGCGGCGTGGCTTGAAACTGGTGGTGCTGCCGCTGGACAGTGACGGCCGCATCGATCTGACCCGCGCTGCCAGCCTGATCGGCCCGCGCACTCGCCTGCTTGCCGTCAGCCAGCTATCCAACGTGCTCGGCACCTGGCAACCGCTGCCGGAACTGTTGCAGATGGCTCGGCAGCACGGCGCGTTAAGCGTGGTGGATGGCGCCCAGGGCGTAGTCCACGGCCGGCACAACCTGTCGGCGCTGGGCTGCGACTTCTACGTCTGCTCCAGCCACAAGCTCTACGGCCCGGAAGGCCTCGGCCTGCTCTGGGGCCGCCCGGAGTCGCTTGAGCGACTGGCGCACTGGCAATTCGGCGGCGAGATGGTGCGCGTCGCGGACTACTTCGACGCACAGTTCCACAGCGCCCCGATGGGCTTCGAGGCCGGCACCCCGCCCATCGGCCCGGTGATAGCCCTGGGCGCCACGCTGCAGTGGCTGGCCGCCCAGGACAGCGCCGAAGTCAGCGCCCACGAGGATTTCCTCCACGCCCGCCTGCTCGCCGGCCTGCGCGCCCGTGATGGCGTGCGCGTGCTGGGCGAACCGGAAGTGGCGCTGGCCAGTTTCGTGGTCGAGGGCGTGCATGTGGCCGACCTCGGCCATCTGCTCACCGAACAGGGCATTGCCGTGCGCGCCGGGCACCACTGCGCCATGCCGCTGATGAAGACCCTCGACGTGGCCGGTGCCCTGCGGGTCTCCCTTGGTCTCTACAACGACAGTGCCGACCTGGAGCGTTTCTTCACCGCGCTGGACAGCGCCCTGGAGTTGCTGCGATGAGCTTGCCCGCCGCAGCCGCCGAGGCGCTGCAAGCCTTCACCGCCTTGCAGGGCTGGGAGCAACGAGCGCGCCTGCTGATGCAATGGGGCGAACGCCTGGAGCCGTTGGGCGAAACCGAGCGCAGCGACGAGCACCGCGTACAGGGCTGCGAGAGCAACGTCTGGCTGGTGGCTGACTCGCGGGATGGCCACTGGAATTTCCGCGCCTACAGCGATGCGCGCCTGCTGCGCGGGTTGCTGGCGTTGCTGCTGGTGCGGGTGGAAGGTTTACCTGCCGATGAATTGGCCGCCATCGACCTGCCGGACTGGTTCGACCAACTCGGCCTCGGCCGGCAACTGTCGCCGTCGCGCAGCAACGGGTTGAATGCCGTGCTCAAGCGCATGCAAGACTTGATCATTACCTGAGGCGCTTGCTTAGGCGTAGGAGCGGACTCCGTCCGCGATTGGTCCGCATCGCGCCGGGCACCATCGCGGACAAAGTCCGCTCCTACGAAAAATCTTCAGCCAGCAGAACGCTCCGAAGGCCGCCGCGCCCCGGCGACGATCTTGTCCACCGCCCGCGCCGCCGCGACCATGCCGAAGGTCGCCGTGACCATCATCACCGCGCCGAAACCGCCGGCGCAGTCCAGCTTCACGCCCTCGCCGACGAAACTCTTGGACTGGCACACCGTGCCGTCCGGCTTGGGATAGCGCAACTGCTCGGTGGAAAACACACACTGCACGCTGTAATGCCGGCCTGGCGTGCGCGAGAAGTTGTAGTCGCGGCGCAGCATGGAACGGACCTTGGCGGCCAGCGGGTCGTTGAACGTCTTGTTCAGGTCGGCCACCTGGATCTGTGTCGGGTCCACCTGCCCACCCGCGCCACCGGTGGTGATGATCTGCAGCTTGCGGCGCTTGCACCAGGCGATCAGCGCGGCCTTGGCGGCGACGCTGTCGATGCAGTCGATCACGCAATCCAGCTCCGGGGTGATGTACTCCGCCATGGTTTCACGGGTAACGAAATCGGCTACAGCGTGTACGACGATGCCTGGATTGATTGCCTTCAAGCGCTCGGCCATGACCTCGACCTTGGGCTTGCCCACGGCGCCGTCCAGGGCATGCACCTGGCGATTGGTGTTGGTGACGCAGACGTCATCGAGATCGAACAGGGAAATCTCGCCCACGCCGCTGCGCGCCAGGGCCTCGGCCGCCCAGGAGCCCACGCCGCCGATCCCGACCACCGCCACATGGCTGGCCGCCAGACGCTCCAGGCCCTCACGACCATAAAGCCGCGCGATTCCGCCGAAACGCTGTTCATCCAGTTGCATCGCCCACACCTCATTTCGAAACGGCCGGCATTCTATAACGACCGGTCGCCCATAACGACCGGCCTTGGCGAGCCTGCAACAAAGCCGGATTGCCGCAGTCTCAGCCACGCGCCTGCCACACATTCTAAACTGTCGGAAAATGCCCACGCTCGCCGTCTCGGCGGACGGTGCCGGCAACCTGTACAGCCCCCGGAGTGCGGGGTAGGATGCGCCCCGACCGAAGAGTCTCCCGCGGAGACTGTCCCGGCCCCTCCCCGTTCCACCCTTTGGAACCCGATCGCACCATGTCTTCACGCAAGTTCGGCCTCAACCTGGTGGTTTTCGTCGCCCTCGCGGCACTCTTCACCGGCTTCTGGGCTCTCTACAACCGCCCGGTCAGCGTTCCCGACTGGCCGGAAAGCATTTCCGGATTCTCCTTCTCGCCCTTCCGCCTGAACCAGAATCCGCAGAAGGACCAGTTCCCCAGCGACGACGAAATCCGCTCGGACCTCGAACTGGTCTCCAGGAACACCGACAACATCCGCACCTACTCGGTGAAGGGCCCGCTGGCCGACATTCCGCGCCTGGCAGAAGAGCTGGGCATGCGCGTCAGCCTCGGCATCTGGATCGGCCCGGACGAGGCCGAGAACGAGGCCGAAATCGAGCGCGGCATCGAGATCGCCAACAACTCGCGCAGTGTCGTGCGGGTGATCGTCGGCAACGAGGCGCTGTTCCGCCGCGAGGTCACCGTCGAACAACTCACCGCCTACCTGGACCGCGTGCGCAAGGCGGTGAAGGTACCGGTGACAACTGCCGAGCAATGGCACATCTACGAGAAATACCCGGAGATGGCCAAACACGTCGACCTGATCGCCGCCCACGTGCTGCCGTACTGGGAATACACGCCGATGGACAACGCCGTGCCGTTCGTCCTCGAGCGCGCCAAGGAGCTGCGCGCCAAGTTCCCGCGCAAGCCGCTGCTGCTGGCCGAAGTCGGCTGGCCGAGCAACGGCCGCATGCGCGGCGGTGCCGACGCCACCCAGGCGGACCAGGCCATCTACCTGCGCACGCTGACCAATGCGCTGAACAAGCGGGGCTACAACTACTTCGTCGTCGAGGCCTTCGACCAGCCGTGGAAAGTCGGTGACGAAGGCTCGGTGGGTGCCTACTGGGGCGTGTATAACGCCCAGCGCCAGCCCAAGTTCAACTTCACCGGCCCGGTGGTGAACATCCCGCAATGGCGCGCCCTGGCGGTCGCTTCGGTGGTGATGGCGCTGCTCGCCCTGACCCTGCTGATGATCGACGGCAGCGCCCTGCGCCAGCGCGGGCGGACCTTCCTCACCGTGGTCGCCTTTGCCGGCGGCTCGGTGCTGGTGTGGATCGCCTACGACTACAGCCAGCAATACAGCACCTGGTTCAGCCTGACCGTCGGCGGCCTGCTGGGCATCGGCGCGCTGGGCGTGTTCATCGTCCTGCTCACCGAGGCCCACGAACTGGCCGAGACAGTGTGGGTGCGCAAGCGCCGCCGGCCGTTCGACCCGGTGCTGACCGATACCGGCTACCGGCCCAAGGTCTCGGTGCACGTGCCCTGCTACAACGAACCGCCGGAGATGATGAAGAAGACCCTGGATGCGCTCTCCAGGCTCGACTATCCGGACTTCGAAGTCCTGATCATCGACAACAACACCAAGGACCCGGCGGTCTGGGAACCGGTGCGCGACTACTGCGAAGTCCTCGGCCCGCGCTTCCGTTTCTTCCACGTCGCGCCGCTGGCCGGTTTCAAGGGCGGCGCGCTGAACTACATCCTGCCGCACACCGCGCCGGACGTCGAAGTCGTGGCGGTGATCGACGCCGACTACTGCGTCGAGCCGAACTGGCTCAAGCAGATGGTGCCGCATTTCAGCGACCCGAAGATCGCCGTGGTGCAGTCCCCGCAGGACTATCACGACGGCGAGGAAAACGTCTTCAAGAAGCTCTGCTACGCCGAGTACAAGGGTTTCTTCCACATCGGCATGGTCACCCGCAACGACCGCGACGCGATCATCCAGCACGGCACCATGACCATGATTCGCCGGACCGTGATGGACGAGCTGAAATGGGCCGACTGGACCATCTGCGAGGACGCCGAGCTGGGCCTGCGGGTGTTCGAGAAGGGCTATTCGGCCGCCTACTCGCACCAGAGCTTCGGCAAGGGCGTGATGCCCGACACCTTCATCGACTACAAGAAGCAGCGTTTCCGCTGGGCCTATGGCGCCATCCAGATCATGAAGGGCCACGCCCGCGCGCTGTTCCAGGGCAAGGACAGCAAGCTGACCCTCGGCCAGCGCTACCACTTCATCGCCGGCTGGCTGCCGTGGATCGCCGACGGCATGAACATCTTCTTCACCGTCGGCGCGCTGCTCTGGTCCTCGGCGATGATCATCGTGCCCAAGCGGGTCGACCCGCCGCTGCTGATCTTCGCCATCCCGCCGCTGGCGCTGTTCTTCTTCAAGTTCGGCAAGATCATGTTCCTCTACCGCCGCGCCGTGGGCGTGGACCTGCTGCGCTCGTTCCAGGCGGCGGTGGCGGGCCTTGCGCTGTCGCACACCATCGCCAAGGCGGTGCTCTACGGGGCATTCACCAAGACCATCCCGTTCTTCCGTACGCCGAAGATGGCCTCCAACCACGGCCTGCTGGTGGCGCTGGCCGAGGCGCGCGAGGAAGTCTTCATCATGCTGCTGCTGTGGGGCGCAGCCCTGGGCATCGTGCTGGTGCAGGGCGTGCCGAGCCGCGACATGATGTTCTGGGTGGCCATGCTGCTGGTGCAGTCGCTGCCCTACCTCGCCGCCCTGGTGATGGCGCTGCTGTCTGCCGCGCCCAAGGCCCAGGAGGCACCGGCTGCGGACGTCGCGCCGGCCAGCTGATGCAGCCCCTGTAGGAGCGAGCTTGCTCGCGAACAGACCTGGCGCCTTGGCATCAGGCAAAAGCGTTCGCGAGCAAGCTCGCTCCTACAAGGTGAACCGCACCGCTGATCCGCTCCCGAGAACGCCGGCCAAACGCCGGCGTTTTTGCTTTAAGATGGGCGCCTTTTTCCGTTCCACCCCCAGGATGCCCTCAATGTCCCTCTCGCCGACACTGGCCCTCGCCTGCGAGCTGATTCGCCGTCCCTCCGTCACACCGGTCGATGCCGACTGCCAGCAGCTGATGATGCAGCGCCTGGACGCCTGCGGCTTCGCCCTGGAGCCCATGCGCATCGAGGATGTGGATAACTTCTGGGCCCTGCGCCAGGGCCGCGACGGCGCCAATGGCCCGGTGCTGTGTTTCGCCGGCCACACCGACGTAGTACCCACTGGCCCCGAGCAGGCCTGGCAGCACCAGCCGTTCGACGCCCTGATCGACGCCGACGGCATGCTCTGCGGCCGTGGCGCGGCGGACATGAAAGGCAGCCTGGCGTCGATGATCATCGCCACCGAGCGCTTCGTCGCCGACCACCCCAACCACCGCGGCAGCATCGCCTACCTGATCACCAGCGACGAGGAAGGCCCCGCGCATCACGGCACCAAGGCCGTGGTCGAGCGCCTGAAGGCCCGCAACGAGCGCCTGGACTGGTGCATCGTCGGCGAGCCGTCGAGCACCACCCTGGTGGGCGACATCGTCAAGAACGGTCGTCGCGGCTCCCTCGGCGCCACCCTGACCGTGCGCGGCAAGCAGGGCCACGTGGCCTACCCGCACCTGGCGAAGAACCCGATCCACCTCACCGCCCCAGCCCTGGCCGAACTCGCCGCCGAGCACTGGGACAACGGCAACGACTACTTCCCGCCGACCAGCTTCCAGATCTCCAACATCAATGGCGGCACCGGCGCGACCAACGTGATTCCGGGCGACCTGAAGGTGATCTTCAACTTCCGCTTCTCCACCGAATCCACCGTGGAAAGCCTGCAGCAGCGCGTCGCGGCGATCCTCGACAAGCACGGCCTGGAATGGCACATCGACTGGGCGCTGTCCGGCCTGCCCTTCCTCACCCAGCCGGGTGAGCTGCTCGATGGCGTGGCGGCGGCGATCCGCGCGGTCACCGGCCGCGAGACCACGCCGTCGACCTCCGGCGGTACGTCCGATGGCCGCTTCATCGCCACCATGGGCACCCAGGTGGTCGAACTCGGCCCGGTCAACGCCACCATCCACCAGGTGGACGAACGTGTACTGGCCAGCGACCTCGATGTGCTGACCGAAATCTATTACCAGACCCTGGTGCGACTGCTGGCATGAATGGACCGAACAAAGGCTTCTGCCTGGGCGCCATCCAGCCCGACACCCCGCCGCCCGCGCCAGCCGCCGAGCGCCGCTATTCCTTGCGCGTGTACCAGATCGCCCAGCGCCGCCGCTCGCTGCCCACCGTGCTGCGCAACGACCTGCCGCAGCCGCTGGGACCGGGGAAGAAGTGATGCTGATCTGTCCGCTGTGCCGCGAGGCACTCACCGAAGTCGACAACGGCGTGGCCTGCCCCGCCGGGCACCGCTTCGACCGCGCACGCCAGGGCTACCTGAACCTGCTGCCGGTACAGCACAAGAAGAGCCTCGATCCAGGCGATAACGCCGCCATGGTCGAGGCGCGCCGCTACTTCCTCGGCGCCGGCCACTACGCGCCGCTGGCCAGGCGCCTGGCCGAACTGGCTGCCGAGCGGGCTCCCGGTCGCTGGCTTGATATTGGCTGCGGCGAGGGTTACTACACCGCGCAGCTGGGCGAAGCCCTGCCCCAGGCCGACGGCTATGCCCTGGACATCTCCCGCGAAGCCGTCAAGCGCGCCTGCAAGCGCGCCCCGCAGCTGACCTGGATGGTCGCCAGCATGGCCCGCGTGCCGCTGGCCGATGCTTCCTGCCAGTTGCTGGCCAGCGTGTTCAGCCCGATCGACTGGAGGGAAGCCACACGCCTGCTGACTCCCGGAGGCGGCGTGCTGCGCCTGGGCCCGGCACGCGACCATCTGCTGGAACTGCGCGAACGCCTGTACGATGAAGTGCGCGAATACGTCGAAGACAAGCACCTTGCCGATCTGCCTGAAGAACTGAAGCTGGTGCACACCGAACAACTGAGCTTCAAGCTGCCGCTGGAAACCCGCGAAGCCCGCGAGCACCTGCTGGCGATGACGCCCCACGGCTGGCGGGTCAACGCCGAGCGACGCGAACGCATCCTCGCCGAGCCCTTCGAGGTGACGGTCGCGGTACGCTACGATTGGCTGCAACGCCAAGAACCCTGACGAGGACGCCATGCGCCAACCGGATATCGAGATCTACATCAAGGATGCCGACCAGGCCGCCGTCAGCGCCTGGCTGGAGAAGGCACTTGGCCCTTGCAGCGAATGGCGCAAACAGGGCGAAACCCTCAAGTGCACCGCCGGTGGCATCCCTGCGACCTGGCTGCCAAAAGCCGTGGGCAAGTGGAACAGCCTGTTCCTGGACAGTGACAGCACCCCCTGGGACGACGACGCCGCCTGCGCCCGCGATGCCTGCGCCGCGCTGGACGTGGAAGTGCGCTGCGCACCGGGCAGCTGGAGCGAGGATCAGGGCGAGGAAGACGCGGACCGCTGGCTGAAAGTGACCGCCGCGGGCGTCGAGGAAATCACCTGGCGCACGGGCTGAACCCTGGCTTGCACAAGGCTGAAAAAACAAAGGCCCGTCCAATGGACGGGCCTTTGTTTTTTCGGGGGCTCAGACCTTGGCGACGTCTTCCGCCTGGAGGCCTTTCTGACCCTGGATCACCGAGAACTCCACTTTCTGGCCTTCGACCAGGGAGCGGTGACCATCGCCACGAATGGCACGGTAGTGAACGAACACGTCCGGACCGCTATCGCGTTGAATGAATCCATAACCTTTGGCGTCATTGAACCACTTGACGGTTCCGACCTCACGATCAGCCATTACCACACTCTCCAACTTGCCTATTATTTTTGGATGGCCCCCGGGAATGAGGACTTCGGCAGTCGCCGGCTGAACGCTTTCCTTATCATCCAACCCGCACCGAATGGCACGTAGGAAGGTAATTCGAATAACGCCGACGGGCGACAGCGCTCCCGAGTATATAAATCAAAAGTTACAGCTGAAAAGCACTTTTTCATCAACTCCGTGACCCTATGACCAAACAGGACAAAGTGCCATTTTTCGGGGCCTGCAGAGCCATTTTGGTGCTCGTTACCACGCGTAACGAAAGTGTTTCGAACGTGGACCTTTTCGCACTTTCACGCATTTGCGGCGGGTAGTTTCGTTCCCGCTCGTCCGCTTGAGCGAGCTTCCGAAAAATCTTTCAGACAACGAATCAGGCGGCTTTCCAGTTGCCTCTGCGACGATATGCCCGACTATTCCGCTGCTGAATAGGCGCTCCGTTCTTCATCCAAGTCGATGGAGATATCCCGCAGAACTCTGCTTCGCACATCAAACTGCGGACAGGCTGTGCACCATCGCGGTTCTTTTGTCACGGCAACCCACTCGCAGTTCAGGGACTGACCTGATAACCCCGTCCCTGCATACAACCGCCATAGGCGCTGGCACTAGCCGAGCTCTGGGTGCGCCGATCCTGCCGACGCTCCTGGCGCTGCCGCATGCCACCGACCGCCGCGCCGGCGGCCGCCACTTCGCCGGCACGGTTCTGCCGGTACTGCTGTTTGGCGTCGTCGCTGGCGCGATCGTAGAGTTCGTCATGCTGCTGCCCGCGCACTTCTGCGCCGACGGCTCCGGCCGCCGCGCCCTTCGCCGCGCCGCGAACCCGCCCGCCGACATGCGGATCGGAACTGGAACTGCTGGCCGCCGCCGCGTTGCAATCGGCCA harbors:
- a CDS encoding putative RNA methyltransferase is translated as MLICPLCREALTEVDNGVACPAGHRFDRARQGYLNLLPVQHKKSLDPGDNAAMVEARRYFLGAGHYAPLARRLAELAAERAPGRWLDIGCGEGYYTAQLGEALPQADGYALDISREAVKRACKRAPQLTWMVASMARVPLADASCQLLASVFSPIDWREATRLLTPGGGVLRLGPARDHLLELRERLYDEVREYVEDKHLADLPEELKLVHTEQLSFKLPLETREAREHLLAMTPHGWRVNAERRERILAEPFEVTVAVRYDWLQRQEP
- the dapE gene encoding succinyl-diaminopimelate desuccinylase, with the protein product MPSMSLSPTLALACELIRRPSVTPVDADCQQLMMQRLDACGFALEPMRIEDVDNFWALRQGRDGANGPVLCFAGHTDVVPTGPEQAWQHQPFDALIDADGMLCGRGAADMKGSLASMIIATERFVADHPNHRGSIAYLITSDEEGPAHHGTKAVVERLKARNERLDWCIVGEPSSTTLVGDIVKNGRRGSLGATLTVRGKQGHVAYPHLAKNPIHLTAPALAELAAEHWDNGNDYFPPTSFQISNINGGTGATNVIPGDLKVIFNFRFSTESTVESLQQRVAAILDKHGLEWHIDWALSGLPFLTQPGELLDGVAAAIRAVTGRETTPSTSGGTSDGRFIATMGTQVVELGPVNATIHQVDERVLASDLDVLTEIYYQTLVRLLA
- a CDS encoding SufE family protein, whose amino-acid sequence is MSLPAAAAEALQAFTALQGWEQRARLLMQWGERLEPLGETERSDEHRVQGCESNVWLVADSRDGHWNFRAYSDARLLRGLLALLLVRVEGLPADELAAIDLPDWFDQLGLGRQLSPSRSNGLNAVLKRMQDLIIT
- a CDS encoding cold-shock protein, coding for MADREVGTVKWFNDAKGYGFIQRDSGPDVFVHYRAIRGDGHRSLVEGQKVEFSVIQGQKGLQAEDVAKV
- a CDS encoding glycosyltransferase; amino-acid sequence: MSSRKFGLNLVVFVALAALFTGFWALYNRPVSVPDWPESISGFSFSPFRLNQNPQKDQFPSDDEIRSDLELVSRNTDNIRTYSVKGPLADIPRLAEELGMRVSLGIWIGPDEAENEAEIERGIEIANNSRSVVRVIVGNEALFRREVTVEQLTAYLDRVRKAVKVPVTTAEQWHIYEKYPEMAKHVDLIAAHVLPYWEYTPMDNAVPFVLERAKELRAKFPRKPLLLAEVGWPSNGRMRGGADATQADQAIYLRTLTNALNKRGYNYFVVEAFDQPWKVGDEGSVGAYWGVYNAQRQPKFNFTGPVVNIPQWRALAVASVVMALLALTLLMIDGSALRQRGRTFLTVVAFAGGSVLVWIAYDYSQQYSTWFSLTVGGLLGIGALGVFIVLLTEAHELAETVWVRKRRRPFDPVLTDTGYRPKVSVHVPCYNEPPEMMKKTLDALSRLDYPDFEVLIIDNNTKDPAVWEPVRDYCEVLGPRFRFFHVAPLAGFKGGALNYILPHTAPDVEVVAVIDADYCVEPNWLKQMVPHFSDPKIAVVQSPQDYHDGEENVFKKLCYAEYKGFFHIGMVTRNDRDAIIQHGTMTMIRRTVMDELKWADWTICEDAELGLRVFEKGYSAAYSHQSFGKGVMPDTFIDYKKQRFRWAYGAIQIMKGHARALFQGKDSKLTLGQRYHFIAGWLPWIADGMNIFFTVGALLWSSAMIIVPKRVDPPLLIFAIPPLALFFFKFGKIMFLYRRAVGVDLLRSFQAAVAGLALSHTIAKAVLYGAFTKTIPFFRTPKMASNHGLLVALAEAREEVFIMLLLWGAALGIVLVQGVPSRDMMFWVAMLLVQSLPYLAALVMALLSAAPKAQEAPAADVAPAS
- a CDS encoding aminotransferase class V-fold PLP-dependent enzyme; the protein is MSIPSPWRSDFPALAAFEAEGQTYLDSAATAQKPRAMIDALAGYYASGAANVHRAQHLPGERATRAFEATRSLAASWLNGGSPAQIIFTRGATEALNLLAYGLEASFHSGDEIVVSALEHHANLLPWQQLAKRRGLKLVVLPLDSDGRIDLTRAASLIGPRTRLLAVSQLSNVLGTWQPLPELLQMARQHGALSVVDGAQGVVHGRHNLSALGCDFYVCSSHKLYGPEGLGLLWGRPESLERLAHWQFGGEMVRVADYFDAQFHSAPMGFEAGTPPIGPVIALGATLQWLAAQDSAEVSAHEDFLHARLLAGLRARDGVRVLGEPEVALASFVVEGVHVADLGHLLTEQGIAVRAGHHCAMPLMKTLDVAGALRVSLGLYNDSADLERFFTALDSALELLR
- a CDS encoding YMGG-like glycine zipper-containing protein, whose amino-acid sequence is MRALTLGCLLAFCAALPAQAQTVVPLKGQSSQQMQQDMADCNAAAASSSSSDPHVGGRVRGAAKGAAAGAVGAEVRGQQHDELYDRASDDAKQQYRQNRAGEVAAAGAAVGGMRQRQERRQDRRTQSSASASAYGGCMQGRGYQVSP
- the tcdA gene encoding tRNA cyclic N6-threonylcarbamoyladenosine(37) synthase TcdA, producing MQLDEQRFGGIARLYGREGLERLAASHVAVVGIGGVGSWAAEALARSGVGEISLFDLDDVCVTNTNRQVHALDGAVGKPKVEVMAERLKAINPGIVVHAVADFVTRETMAEYITPELDCVIDCIDSVAAKAALIAWCKRRKLQIITTGGAGGQVDPTQIQVADLNKTFNDPLAAKVRSMLRRDYNFSRTPGRHYSVQCVFSTEQLRYPKPDGTVCQSKSFVGEGVKLDCAGGFGAVMMVTATFGMVAAARAVDKIVAGARRPSERSAG